A part of Canis lupus familiaris isolate Mischka breed German Shepherd chromosome 4, alternate assembly UU_Cfam_GSD_1.0, whole genome shotgun sequence genomic DNA contains:
- the THG1L gene encoding probable tRNA(His) guanylyltransferase isoform X6: protein MDRVMSTALCSSGKATGLKEEPGFDGRVIVYPSNQTLKDYLSWRQADCHINNLYNTVFWALVQQSGLTPAQAQERLQGTLAADKNEILFSEFNINYNNEPLMYRKGTVLIWQKVGEVTTKEVKLPEEMQGKKMAVTRTRTKPVPLYCDIIGDAFWKEHPEILDEDS, encoded by the exons ATGGACAGAGTGATGAGTACAGCTTTGTGTTCAAGCGGAAAAGCAACTGGTTTAAAAGAAGAGCCAG GCTTTGATGGAAGAGTCATAGTGTATCCTAGCAACCAGACCTTAAAGGACTACCTCAGTTGGCGGCAAGCAGATT GTCACATCAATAATCTGTACAATACAGTTTTCTGGGCCCTCGTACAACAGTCTGGACTAACACCAGCACAAGCCCAAGAGAGATTACAG GGAACTCTTGCAGCAGACAAGAATGAGATTTTGTTTTCCGAGTTCAACATCAACTATAACAATGAGCCGCTGATGTACAGGAAGGGGACCGTGTTGATATGGCAGAAG GTGGGTGAAGTCACAACAAAAGAAGTTAAACTGCCAGAAGAAATGCAAGGGAAAAAGATGGCAGTGACCCGGACCAGGACTAAGCCAGTGCCTTTATATTGCGATATAATCGGGGATGCTTTTTGGAAGGAACATCCAGAGATCCTAGATGAAGACAGCTGA
- the THG1L gene encoding probable tRNA(His) guanylyltransferase isoform X3, translating to MTKCAQTVMKELEDIVIAYGQSDEYSFVFKRKSNWFKRRASKFMTHVASQFASSFVFYWRDYFEDQPLLYPPGFDGRVIVYPSNQTLKDYLSWRQADCHINNLYNTVFWALVQQSGLTPAQAQERLQGTLAADKNEILFSEFNINYNNEPLMYRKGTVLIWQKVGEVTTKEVKLPEEMQGKKMAVTRTRTKPVPLYCDIIGDAFWKEHPEILDEDS from the exons ATGACCAAATGTGCCCAGACTGTAATGAAAGAACTGGAAGATATTGTGATTGCATATGGACAGAGTGATGAGTACAGCTTTGTGTTCAAGCGGAAAAGCAACTGGTTTAAAAGAAGAGCCAG TAAGTTCATGACTCATGTGGCATCCCAGTTCGCCTCCAGCTTTGTGTTTTATTGGCGAGATTACTTTGAGGACCAGCCCCTTCTGTATCCACCAGGCTTTGATGGAAGAGTCATAGTGTATCCTAGCAACCAGACCTTAAAGGACTACCTCAGTTGGCGGCAAGCAGATT GTCACATCAATAATCTGTACAATACAGTTTTCTGGGCCCTCGTACAACAGTCTGGACTAACACCAGCACAAGCCCAAGAGAGATTACAG GGAACTCTTGCAGCAGACAAGAATGAGATTTTGTTTTCCGAGTTCAACATCAACTATAACAATGAGCCGCTGATGTACAGGAAGGGGACCGTGTTGATATGGCAGAAG GTGGGTGAAGTCACAACAAAAGAAGTTAAACTGCCAGAAGAAATGCAAGGGAAAAAGATGGCAGTGACCCGGACCAGGACTAAGCCAGTGCCTTTATATTGCGATATAATCGGGGATGCTTTTTGGAAGGAACATCCAGAGATCCTAGATGAAGACAGCTGA
- the THG1L gene encoding probable tRNA(His) guanylyltransferase isoform X1 encodes MTEDSKKLLFIQFCSFIYRHTTLPIVLIYWSRLLQIPPSVMQSLVSIFTYITKCKGSRRQDTYKDLSVTLLVPCYSNTTRKILQFPSWFAEKHNFAKPNDSRALHLMTKCAQTVMKELEDIVIAYGQSDEYSFVFKRKSNWFKRRASKFMTHVASQFASSFVFYWRDYFEDQPLLYPPGFDGRVIVYPSNQTLKDYLSWRQADCHINNLYNTVFWALVQQSGLTPAQAQERLQGTLAADKNEILFSEFNINYNNEPLMYRKGTVLIWQKVGEVTTKEVKLPEEMQGKKMAVTRTRTKPVPLYCDIIGDAFWKEHPEILDEDS; translated from the exons GCATACCACATTGCCGATCGTTCTCATCTACTGGTCTAGGCTGCTCCAGATACCTCCAAGTGTCATGCAGTCACTGGTCTCTATATTCACATACATCACCAAATGCAAGGGGAGCAGAAGACAGGATACCTATAAGGATCTCTCAGTGACTCTCCTGGTACCCTGCTACAGTAACACCACCAGGAAAATCCTGCAGTTCCCCAGCTG GTTTGCTGAGAAGCACAACTTTGCAAAACCAAATGACAGCCGTGCTCTCCACCTAATGACCAAATGTGCCCAGACTGTAATGAAAGAACTGGAAGATATTGTGATTGCATATGGACAGAGTGATGAGTACAGCTTTGTGTTCAAGCGGAAAAGCAACTGGTTTAAAAGAAGAGCCAG TAAGTTCATGACTCATGTGGCATCCCAGTTCGCCTCCAGCTTTGTGTTTTATTGGCGAGATTACTTTGAGGACCAGCCCCTTCTGTATCCACCAGGCTTTGATGGAAGAGTCATAGTGTATCCTAGCAACCAGACCTTAAAGGACTACCTCAGTTGGCGGCAAGCAGATT GTCACATCAATAATCTGTACAATACAGTTTTCTGGGCCCTCGTACAACAGTCTGGACTAACACCAGCACAAGCCCAAGAGAGATTACAG GGAACTCTTGCAGCAGACAAGAATGAGATTTTGTTTTCCGAGTTCAACATCAACTATAACAATGAGCCGCTGATGTACAGGAAGGGGACCGTGTTGATATGGCAGAAG GTGGGTGAAGTCACAACAAAAGAAGTTAAACTGCCAGAAGAAATGCAAGGGAAAAAGATGGCAGTGACCCGGACCAGGACTAAGCCAGTGCCTTTATATTGCGATATAATCGGGGATGCTTTTTGGAAGGAACATCCAGAGATCCTAGATGAAGACAGCTGA
- the THG1L gene encoding probable tRNA(His) guanylyltransferase isoform X5, giving the protein MWASRKAKARDCWAATSVTLRRCLKLGATMAKSKFEYVRNFEADDTCLAHCWVVVRLDGRNFHRFAEKHNFAKPNDSRALHLMTKCAQTVMKELEDIVIAYGQSDEYSFVFKRKSNWFKRRASKFMTHVASQFASSFVFYWRDYFEDQPLLYPPGFDGRVIVYPSNQTLKDYLSWRQADCHINNLYNTVFWALVQQSGLTPAQAQERLQGTLAADKNEILFSEFNINYNNEPLMYRKGTVLIWQKVGEVTTKEVKLPEEMQGKKMAVTRTRTKPVPLYCDIIGDAFWKEHPEILDEDS; this is encoded by the exons ATGTGGGCCTCTCGCAAAGCGAAAGCTCGTGACTGCTGGGCCGCCACTTCCGTCACGCTGAGACGGTGTTTGAAGTTGGGGGCGACCATGGCAAAGAGCAAGTTTGAGTATGTGCGGAACTTCGAGGCTGATGACACCTGCCTGGCCCACTGTTGGGTGGTGGTGCGGCTGGACGGCAGGAACTTCCACCG GTTTGCTGAGAAGCACAACTTTGCAAAACCAAATGACAGCCGTGCTCTCCACCTAATGACCAAATGTGCCCAGACTGTAATGAAAGAACTGGAAGATATTGTGATTGCATATGGACAGAGTGATGAGTACAGCTTTGTGTTCAAGCGGAAAAGCAACTGGTTTAAAAGAAGAGCCAG TAAGTTCATGACTCATGTGGCATCCCAGTTCGCCTCCAGCTTTGTGTTTTATTGGCGAGATTACTTTGAGGACCAGCCCCTTCTGTATCCACCAGGCTTTGATGGAAGAGTCATAGTGTATCCTAGCAACCAGACCTTAAAGGACTACCTCAGTTGGCGGCAAGCAGATT GTCACATCAATAATCTGTACAATACAGTTTTCTGGGCCCTCGTACAACAGTCTGGACTAACACCAGCACAAGCCCAAGAGAGATTACAG GGAACTCTTGCAGCAGACAAGAATGAGATTTTGTTTTCCGAGTTCAACATCAACTATAACAATGAGCCGCTGATGTACAGGAAGGGGACCGTGTTGATATGGCAGAAG GTGGGTGAAGTCACAACAAAAGAAGTTAAACTGCCAGAAGAAATGCAAGGGAAAAAGATGGCAGTGACCCGGACCAGGACTAAGCCAGTGCCTTTATATTGCGATATAATCGGGGATGCTTTTTGGAAGGAACATCCAGAGATCCTAGATGAAGACAGCTGA
- the THG1L gene encoding probable tRNA(His) guanylyltransferase isoform X4: MTHVASQFASSFVFYWRDYFEDQPLLYPPGFDGRVIVYPSNQTLKDYLSWRQADCHINNLYNTVFWALVQQSGLTPAQAQERLQGTLAADKNEILFSEFNINYNNEPLMYRKGTVLIWQKVGEVTTKEVKLPEEMQGKKMAVTRTRTKPVPLYCDIIGDAFWKEHPEILDEDS; the protein is encoded by the exons ATGACTCATGTGGCATCCCAGTTCGCCTCCAGCTTTGTGTTTTATTGGCGAGATTACTTTGAGGACCAGCCCCTTCTGTATCCACCAGGCTTTGATGGAAGAGTCATAGTGTATCCTAGCAACCAGACCTTAAAGGACTACCTCAGTTGGCGGCAAGCAGATT GTCACATCAATAATCTGTACAATACAGTTTTCTGGGCCCTCGTACAACAGTCTGGACTAACACCAGCACAAGCCCAAGAGAGATTACAG GGAACTCTTGCAGCAGACAAGAATGAGATTTTGTTTTCCGAGTTCAACATCAACTATAACAATGAGCCGCTGATGTACAGGAAGGGGACCGTGTTGATATGGCAGAAG GTGGGTGAAGTCACAACAAAAGAAGTTAAACTGCCAGAAGAAATGCAAGGGAAAAAGATGGCAGTGACCCGGACCAGGACTAAGCCAGTGCCTTTATATTGCGATATAATCGGGGATGCTTTTTGGAAGGAACATCCAGAGATCCTAGATGAAGACAGCTGA
- the THG1L gene encoding probable tRNA(His) guanylyltransferase isoform X2, giving the protein MKFAEKHNFAKPNDSRALHLMTKCAQTVMKELEDIVIAYGQSDEYSFVFKRKSNWFKRRASKFMTHVASQFASSFVFYWRDYFEDQPLLYPPGFDGRVIVYPSNQTLKDYLSWRQADCHINNLYNTVFWALVQQSGLTPAQAQERLQGTLAADKNEILFSEFNINYNNEPLMYRKGTVLIWQKVGEVTTKEVKLPEEMQGKKMAVTRTRTKPVPLYCDIIGDAFWKEHPEILDEDS; this is encoded by the exons ATGAA GTTTGCTGAGAAGCACAACTTTGCAAAACCAAATGACAGCCGTGCTCTCCACCTAATGACCAAATGTGCCCAGACTGTAATGAAAGAACTGGAAGATATTGTGATTGCATATGGACAGAGTGATGAGTACAGCTTTGTGTTCAAGCGGAAAAGCAACTGGTTTAAAAGAAGAGCCAG TAAGTTCATGACTCATGTGGCATCCCAGTTCGCCTCCAGCTTTGTGTTTTATTGGCGAGATTACTTTGAGGACCAGCCCCTTCTGTATCCACCAGGCTTTGATGGAAGAGTCATAGTGTATCCTAGCAACCAGACCTTAAAGGACTACCTCAGTTGGCGGCAAGCAGATT GTCACATCAATAATCTGTACAATACAGTTTTCTGGGCCCTCGTACAACAGTCTGGACTAACACCAGCACAAGCCCAAGAGAGATTACAG GGAACTCTTGCAGCAGACAAGAATGAGATTTTGTTTTCCGAGTTCAACATCAACTATAACAATGAGCCGCTGATGTACAGGAAGGGGACCGTGTTGATATGGCAGAAG GTGGGTGAAGTCACAACAAAAGAAGTTAAACTGCCAGAAGAAATGCAAGGGAAAAAGATGGCAGTGACCCGGACCAGGACTAAGCCAGTGCCTTTATATTGCGATATAATCGGGGATGCTTTTTGGAAGGAACATCCAGAGATCCTAGATGAAGACAGCTGA